A DNA window from Thiopseudomonas alkaliphila contains the following coding sequences:
- a CDS encoding metallophosphoesterase has product MWLDSARGYDVVGDIHGCAATLVRLLEQLGYRRIKGIWQHPTRQMLFLGDIIDRGPQIREALHLVHDMVDRGQAHCIMGNHEFYALAWNTPAPAGSGKLFVREHTKRHARLQAETHAQFVAHPYDWKDFVTWFHSLPLFLDAGRFRLVHALWDQPLIDTLRSSYPDGRIDRTFLQQAAFQGSFADQVFNRLLRGINLRLPHGASQVSSDGYIRSFFRSKFWEEEQEPETYGDLVFQPDALPEAIANEPLPMSYRASLMRYDRLQPILFVGHYWRKGHPTMIRPNVACLDYSAVNGGKLVAYRLDAEDVLLPNKFVWVNAV; this is encoded by the coding sequence ATGTGGTTAGATTCTGCTCGTGGCTATGATGTAGTAGGTGACATCCATGGATGTGCCGCTACCTTAGTGCGTTTATTAGAGCAGCTGGGGTATCGGCGAATTAAAGGCATTTGGCAGCATCCAACGCGGCAAATGCTGTTTCTAGGCGATATTATTGACCGTGGCCCACAGATTCGTGAAGCCTTGCACCTAGTCCATGACATGGTGGATCGAGGGCAGGCGCATTGTATTATGGGCAACCATGAATTTTATGCGCTGGCGTGGAATACGCCAGCGCCAGCTGGTAGCGGTAAACTTTTTGTGCGAGAGCATACTAAACGTCATGCCCGTTTACAGGCGGAAACCCATGCGCAGTTTGTTGCCCATCCTTATGATTGGAAGGATTTTGTCACTTGGTTTCATAGCTTACCGTTATTTCTTGATGCGGGGCGTTTTCGTTTAGTTCATGCTTTATGGGATCAGCCTTTAATTGATACGCTGCGTAGCAGTTATCCTGATGGACGAATTGATCGTACGTTTTTACAGCAAGCAGCCTTTCAGGGCAGTTTTGCTGATCAAGTGTTTAACCGATTATTACGTGGCATTAATTTACGGTTACCCCATGGCGCATCACAAGTCAGTAGTGATGGCTATATTCGCTCGTTTTTTCGCAGCAAGTTTTGGGAAGAGGAGCAAGAACCTGAAACTTACGGTGATTTAGTGTTTCAGCCGGATGCACTACCTGAGGCGATTGCCAATGAGCCTTTGCCTATGAGCTATCGTGCATCTTTGATGCGCTATGATCGTTTGCAGCCGATATTGTTTGTTGGTCATTATTGGCGTAAAGGGCATCCAACTATGATTCGGCCTAATGTGGCGTGCTTAGATTACAGTGCAGTCAATGGGGGTAAGTTAGTCGCTTATCGACTTGATGCAGAAGACGTCTTGCTACCCAATAAGTTTGTTTGGGTGAATGCGGTTTAA
- a CDS encoding rhomboid family intramembrane serine protease, translated as MQFVKALALPLDQDLSPLLALLNAQQIMHRVIEHAGQQELWILQAQQQQVEALYQAWQAGELTHTQTYQRSSLTRPVLGQLKRAPMTTTVLILTALVALITQVGENFHTLSYFSFTDFYVQAPYLYFSSLNASLESGQWWRLISPILIHFGFLHLAMNSLWFWELGKRIEWRHGGLFLLLLTLVAGGLSNYAQYFFSGPSLFGGLSGVLYALLGYCWLYQRQVPSAFTSLPKGVVVMMLAWLVLCLTGIVTWLGFGAIANAAHVSGLIVGCLAGAVGGWRAKQQQVR; from the coding sequence ATGCAGTTTGTAAAAGCGTTAGCGCTACCACTGGATCAAGATCTAAGCCCATTACTGGCTTTACTTAATGCGCAGCAGATTATGCATCGGGTGATTGAGCATGCAGGGCAGCAAGAACTATGGATACTGCAGGCTCAGCAACAGCAAGTAGAGGCTTTGTACCAAGCGTGGCAAGCCGGGGAGTTGACGCATACCCAAACCTATCAGCGTTCATCGCTGACTCGTCCTGTATTAGGCCAATTAAAACGTGCGCCTATGACAACGACTGTTTTAATACTGACGGCGTTAGTTGCATTAATCACCCAAGTGGGCGAGAACTTTCACACCTTAAGCTATTTCAGTTTTACTGACTTTTATGTGCAAGCCCCTTACCTATATTTTTCAAGCTTAAATGCTAGCTTAGAAAGCGGGCAGTGGTGGCGATTGATCAGTCCGATTTTGATTCACTTTGGTTTTTTACACTTGGCAATGAACAGTCTGTGGTTTTGGGAGCTAGGTAAACGTATTGAGTGGCGGCATGGCGGCTTATTTCTCTTGCTATTAACTCTAGTTGCCGGTGGACTATCGAACTACGCGCAATACTTTTTTTCTGGACCCAGTTTATTTGGCGGGTTGTCTGGCGTGCTGTATGCCTTATTGGGCTATTGCTGGCTGTATCAGCGGCAAGTGCCGAGTGCCTTTACTAGTTTGCCTAAAGGCGTGGTCGTCATGATGTTAGCTTGGTTAGTGTTATGCTTAACCGGCATTGTGACTTGGCTCGGTTTTGGGGCAATTGCCAATGCGGCGCACGTCAGTGGGCTTATCGTAGGATGCTTAGCTGGCGCAGTCGGCGGCTGGCGAGCAAAACAACAACAGGTGCGGTAA
- a CDS encoding YeaC family protein, producing the protein MQNFLAMIQNITPEIYQELKLAVEIGKWSDGRKLTQEQKEISLMAMIAWEQKNLPEEQRTGYMGGQACASQSKKLAEVDDSLFAPAAGTLH; encoded by the coding sequence ATGCAGAATTTTTTAGCGATGATTCAAAATATTACTCCTGAAATCTATCAAGAGTTAAAGTTAGCAGTGGAAATTGGCAAGTGGTCGGATGGCCGTAAACTAACCCAAGAGCAAAAAGAAATTAGCTTGATGGCAATGATCGCCTGGGAGCAAAAAAACTTACCTGAAGAGCAACGCACTGGGTATATGGGCGGACAAGCCTGTGCCTCACAGAGTAAAAAACTAGCCGAAGTGGATGACAGCTTGTTTGCACCGGCTGCAGGTACGCTCCATTGA
- a CDS encoding DUF2797 domain-containing protein — protein sequence MQELSRGTLHKMHIALGDPVAEYQLNLGNQTIAMNELIGKQLKLTHLGEIHCIHCQRKTKKSFAQGYCWPCFKALPQCDTCIMSPEKCHFDQGTCRDETWASQFCMTEHIVYLANSTGVKVGITRANQVPTRWLDQGAAQALPIFRVATRQQSGLVEDILRSQVTDRTNWRALLRAEAEPLDLPQIRDQITQTCQPALTELQQRFGLQAIQPINSATVLEISYPVEQYLSKISSFNLDKQPAAEGTLLGLKGQYLIFDTGVINLRKYTAYQTALSVQASVSV from the coding sequence ATGCAAGAGTTAAGCCGTGGAACGTTGCATAAAATGCACATTGCCCTTGGTGATCCAGTGGCAGAGTACCAGCTCAATTTAGGCAATCAAACGATTGCGATGAACGAGCTGATTGGTAAGCAGTTAAAACTGACGCATTTAGGTGAGATTCATTGCATTCACTGCCAGCGAAAAACCAAAAAAAGTTTTGCCCAAGGTTATTGCTGGCCATGCTTTAAGGCTTTACCGCAATGCGATACCTGCATTATGAGCCCTGAAAAGTGCCATTTTGATCAAGGCACTTGCCGTGATGAAACTTGGGCTAGCCAGTTTTGCATGACCGAGCACATTGTGTACTTGGCTAATTCGACTGGGGTTAAAGTAGGTATTACGCGAGCTAACCAAGTGCCGACGCGTTGGCTAGATCAGGGCGCTGCTCAAGCCTTGCCGATTTTTCGCGTAGCGACTCGCCAACAATCGGGATTGGTAGAAGATATTTTGCGCAGCCAAGTCACCGATCGCACGAATTGGCGTGCTTTGCTACGGGCAGAAGCAGAACCTTTAGATTTGCCGCAGATACGCGATCAGATTACCCAAACTTGTCAGCCAGCACTGACTGAACTCCAACAACGCTTTGGTCTCCAAGCCATTCAGCCGATTAACAGCGCAACTGTGTTAGAAATTAGCTATCCCGTTGAGCAGTACCTGAGCAAGATCAGTAGTTTTAATTTAGATAAGCAACCCGCGGCTGAAGGTACATTGCTGGGTTTAAAAGGGCAGTATTTAATTTTTGATACTGGCGTCATTAATTTGCGTAAATATACCGCTTACCAAACGGCACTCAGCGTGCAAGCGTCTGTGAGTGTCTGA
- the pepN gene encoding aminopeptidase N, producing MRTEQPQMIRLSAYQQPDYLINETHLTFELYEEYALVHAQLVMQRNPALDTNLPPLHLDGQELSLQRLALNDRELSADEYQLSPYQLSLQPDSEAFVIDSTVRIEPQNNTALEGLYKSGGMFCTQCEAEGFRKITYYLDRPDVMSRFTTTLSADKNRYPVLLSNGNLIASGQAEEGRHWATWEDPFKKPAYLFALVAGDLWCVEDRFTTLSGREVTLQLYVEPKNIDKCQHGMDSLKKSMRWDEEKYGREYDLDIFMIVAVDDFNMGAMENKGLNIFNSSCVLAKPETATDATYQRIESIVAHEYFHNWSGNRVTCRDWFQLSLKEGFTVFRDMQFSADMNSKAVKRIEDVAYLRTHQFAEDAGPMAHPVRPEEYLEISNFYTLTIYEKGAEVVRMIHTLLGEKAFRQGSDLYFARHDGQAVTCDDFIQAMQDASGQDLTQFKRWYSQAGTPVLNVTDHYDPQQQVYRLKVKQSCPATPGQPDKAPLVIPLAVGLLDAKGRDLPLQLAGETQASIGTRVLVVTEAEQTFEFIKVTDAPVPSLLRDFSAPVNLFFAYSTEQLVFLLKHDSDGFNRWEAGQQLAVRAIKALMADAKADLSVFIHALGAVAQDPTLDVALKAEIFSLPSESYLIEQFTQADVQAIHQAREALRLQIAVQLKDALWTRYQSARHISQEVEYSAQADHVARRRWQNVALSYLMLTELPEIVLACVDQFEHADNMTERFAALTCLVNSSLCYEKQQALAAFEREFADDAQVMDQWFSVQAGSFLKGGLGRVKTLMQHPKFSIKNPNKVRSVIGAFANQSLVNFHQADGSGYAFLAEQILQLDRLNPQMAARILAPLTRWQRFAEPQRSAMKKQLQRIQQAEQLSPDVYEVVNKSL from the coding sequence ATGCGTACAGAACAACCGCAAATGATTCGTTTAAGTGCTTATCAGCAGCCTGATTACTTAATTAACGAAACCCATCTTACGTTTGAGTTATACGAAGAGTACGCGTTAGTTCATGCGCAGCTGGTAATGCAGCGTAACCCCGCTTTAGACACGAATTTACCGCCGTTACATTTAGACGGACAGGAGCTCAGTTTGCAGCGGCTGGCACTGAATGATCGTGAGCTCAGCGCCGACGAGTATCAGCTCAGCCCTTATCAGCTTAGTTTGCAGCCTGATAGTGAAGCCTTTGTGATCGACAGTACCGTGCGTATTGAGCCGCAAAACAATACCGCGCTTGAGGGTTTATATAAGTCCGGCGGTATGTTTTGCACTCAGTGTGAGGCGGAAGGCTTCCGTAAAATTACCTATTACCTTGATCGTCCAGATGTCATGAGTCGCTTTACCACGACCTTAAGTGCGGATAAAAACCGTTATCCGGTCTTACTCTCAAATGGCAATTTAATTGCTAGTGGTCAAGCTGAAGAGGGACGGCATTGGGCGACCTGGGAAGACCCATTTAAAAAACCAGCGTATTTATTTGCTTTAGTCGCTGGTGATTTATGGTGCGTTGAAGATCGCTTCACTACGCTCAGTGGTCGTGAGGTGACACTGCAGCTGTATGTCGAACCAAAGAATATTGATAAATGCCAGCATGGTATGGATAGCTTAAAAAAATCCATGCGCTGGGATGAAGAAAAGTATGGGCGTGAATACGATTTAGATATTTTTATGATCGTGGCCGTGGATGATTTCAATATGGGCGCAATGGAAAACAAAGGGTTAAATATTTTTAACTCCAGTTGTGTGTTAGCTAAGCCCGAAACCGCGACTGATGCGACTTATCAGCGAATTGAAAGCATTGTGGCCCATGAATACTTTCATAACTGGTCAGGTAACCGAGTAACCTGTCGTGATTGGTTTCAACTATCACTAAAAGAAGGCTTTACGGTCTTTCGTGATATGCAGTTTTCCGCGGATATGAACTCGAAAGCGGTAAAGCGAATTGAAGATGTAGCTTATCTGCGTACCCATCAATTTGCTGAAGACGCGGGTCCCATGGCGCACCCAGTGCGACCTGAGGAGTATCTAGAAATCTCCAACTTCTATACCTTAACCATTTATGAAAAAGGTGCTGAAGTTGTTCGAATGATTCATACCTTGTTGGGTGAAAAAGCCTTCCGTCAAGGTTCGGATTTGTATTTTGCAAGGCATGATGGGCAAGCTGTTACTTGTGATGACTTTATTCAAGCCATGCAAGATGCTAGCGGGCAAGATTTAACCCAGTTTAAGCGCTGGTATAGTCAAGCGGGTACGCCTGTATTAAACGTGACTGATCACTATGATCCACAGCAGCAGGTTTATCGCCTTAAGGTAAAACAAAGTTGTCCAGCGACTCCGGGGCAGCCTGATAAAGCGCCCCTGGTGATTCCTTTAGCTGTGGGACTCTTAGATGCTAAGGGGCGTGATTTACCGTTACAGCTGGCAGGCGAGACTCAGGCGAGCATTGGTACTCGAGTATTGGTCGTTACTGAAGCAGAACAAACATTTGAGTTTATAAAGGTAACAGACGCGCCGGTGCCCTCATTGCTGCGCGATTTTTCTGCCCCGGTAAATTTATTTTTTGCTTATAGTACTGAACAATTAGTGTTTTTGCTCAAGCATGATAGTGATGGCTTTAATCGTTGGGAGGCAGGACAGCAATTAGCGGTTAGGGCGATTAAAGCGTTGATGGCTGATGCCAAAGCCGATCTTAGCGTCTTTATTCACGCGTTGGGAGCCGTTGCTCAAGATCCAACCCTGGATGTGGCTTTAAAAGCTGAAATTTTTAGTTTGCCAAGTGAAAGCTATCTGATTGAGCAGTTTACTCAAGCAGACGTGCAAGCCATTCACCAAGCGCGTGAGGCGTTACGCTTGCAAATAGCGGTACAGTTAAAAGATGCGCTGTGGACTCGTTATCAGTCGGCCCGTCATATTTCACAAGAAGTGGAGTATTCAGCCCAGGCTGACCATGTGGCGCGCCGCCGCTGGCAGAACGTAGCACTTAGTTATTTAATGCTCACTGAGTTACCTGAAATTGTTTTAGCCTGCGTTGATCAGTTTGAGCATGCCGATAATATGACCGAGCGCTTCGCTGCGTTAACCTGCCTGGTTAACTCCAGTCTATGCTATGAGAAACAGCAAGCATTAGCGGCATTTGAGCGGGAGTTTGCCGATGATGCGCAAGTCATGGATCAATGGTTTAGTGTGCAAGCGGGTAGCTTTTTAAAGGGTGGTTTAGGGCGAGTGAAAACCTTGATGCAACACCCTAAATTTAGCATTAAAAATCCGAATAAAGTGCGTTCAGTAATAGGTGCTTTTGCCAATCAGTCCTTAGTGAACTTTCACCAAGCTGATGGCAGTGGTTATGCTTTCTTAGCTGAGCAAATTTTACAATTAGATCGATTAAACCCACAAATGGCGGCTAGGATACTTGCTCCGCTAACGCGCTGGCAGCGCTTTGCTGAGCCGCAACGCAGTGCGATGAAAAAACAGTTACAACGCATTCAACAGGCCGAGCAGTTATCGCCTGACGTGTATGAAGTAGTGAATAAAAGCCTGTAA